Proteins encoded together in one Mycobacterium simiae window:
- a CDS encoding alpha/beta hydrolase — translation MLREDVTFDAEGALLHAWWYPAQQVRGPSPCVVMAHGWTSTKKIHLDKFAAVFAAAGLCVLVFDNRGWGESGTAPGKPRHEVDPWEQIRDYQHAITFAQNRSEVDPERVGVWGTSFSAAHAFVVAAIDRRVQAVCGQAPFISGRATYANLARVNNQVVGPGCFTADRRARARGEPPAVVPVVGTDPAVLVGLPSADAYQFFTHARAELDPQWPNEVTLRSLDNFYGYEPARYLPDITPTPLLMIVGREDGLTGGNLAAAAYQTAAEPKSIVFVPGGHFAAYTGDGFALASRAARDWFTTHLG, via the coding sequence ATGCTGCGCGAGGATGTCACGTTCGATGCCGAAGGCGCCCTGCTGCACGCCTGGTGGTACCCCGCACAGCAGGTGCGCGGCCCGAGCCCGTGCGTGGTGATGGCGCATGGGTGGACGTCGACCAAGAAAATCCATCTCGACAAATTCGCCGCGGTGTTCGCCGCGGCGGGGCTATGCGTGCTGGTCTTCGACAATCGGGGCTGGGGCGAATCCGGGACCGCGCCCGGAAAGCCCCGGCACGAGGTCGACCCGTGGGAGCAGATCCGCGACTATCAGCACGCAATCACGTTCGCGCAGAACCGATCCGAAGTGGACCCCGAACGAGTGGGGGTCTGGGGAACCAGCTTTTCCGCGGCCCACGCGTTCGTCGTCGCGGCGATCGACCGTCGGGTGCAAGCCGTCTGCGGTCAAGCCCCGTTCATCAGCGGGCGGGCCACCTACGCCAACCTCGCCCGGGTCAACAATCAGGTGGTCGGTCCGGGTTGCTTCACGGCGGATCGACGCGCTCGCGCGCGCGGCGAGCCGCCGGCCGTGGTGCCGGTGGTCGGGACGGACCCGGCCGTGCTGGTGGGACTGCCGAGTGCGGACGCCTACCAATTTTTCACCCACGCGCGGGCGGAGTTGGATCCGCAGTGGCCCAACGAGGTGACGCTACGCAGCCTGGACAACTTCTACGGATACGAACCGGCGCGTTACCTGCCCGACATCACGCCGACCCCGCTACTGATGATCGTCGGCCGCGAGGACGGTCTCACGGGTGGCAACCTCGCGGCCGCCGCGTACCAGACGGCCGCCGAACCGAAGAGCATCGTGTTCGTTCCCGGGGGCCATTTCGCCGCCTACACCGGCGACGGCTTCGCGCTGGCGTCGCGGGCCGCCCGCGATTGGTTCACCACCCACCTGGGTTAG
- a CDS encoding NAD(P)-binding protein — protein sequence MIDVDYVIVGAGTAGCVLAARLSQDPDTRVALVEAGPAEGPARMSDPAASFTLCGSQVDLGIFDHAPGGHVRRYSSLSAGTSTRRVERH from the coding sequence ATGATTGATGTTGATTACGTCATTGTCGGAGCCGGGACGGCCGGCTGTGTGCTCGCTGCCCGCCTTTCGCAGGATCCCGATACCCGGGTAGCGCTGGTGGAAGCGGGCCCCGCCGAGGGTCCGGCACGCATGTCGGATCCGGCGGCATCGTTCACGCTGTGCGGTTCGCAGGTCGACTTGGGGATATTCGACCACGCCCCAGGCGGGCACGTGCGGCGCTACTCATCACTATCCGCTGGGACCAGTACTCGGCGGGTCGAGCGCCATTAA
- a CDS encoding ABC transporter ATP-binding protein produces the protein MTTASHASNASNAMRLELDRVRLSYTGVPVIDDLSLTVRPGEILVLTGPSGCGKSTVLRALAGLLRPDAGCIVADGAEVRSTSGDRGMVFQDNALLPWRTVRSNIELALRLRGVPRAGRRAEADRWIAELGLTGFGDYLPKSLSGGMRQRVQLARGLAGAPRAVLMDEPFGALDTQTRTAMQRLLIETWSAHPTTIVFVTHDVDEALLLGDRIVVLGRAGQPLRALVEVPDPRADRQRGTLRAEVIAALDHSAVAA, from the coding sequence ATGACCACTGCAAGCCATGCAAGCAATGCAAGCAATGCCATGCGCCTCGAACTGGACCGAGTTCGCCTGTCCTATACCGGAGTACCGGTGATCGACGACCTGAGCCTGACCGTGCGTCCCGGCGAGATCCTGGTGCTCACCGGGCCGTCGGGTTGCGGCAAGTCGACGGTGCTGCGCGCCTTGGCCGGGCTGCTGCGCCCGGATGCCGGGTGCATCGTCGCCGACGGCGCTGAGGTGAGGAGCACCTCGGGTGATCGCGGCATGGTGTTCCAGGACAACGCGCTGCTGCCGTGGCGCACCGTGCGCTCCAACATCGAGCTGGCGCTGCGGTTGCGCGGTGTCCCGCGTGCCGGCCGACGTGCGGAGGCCGACCGCTGGATCGCCGAACTCGGCCTCACCGGCTTCGGCGACTACCTGCCCAAGAGTCTGTCCGGCGGCATGCGCCAACGGGTGCAGCTGGCCCGCGGGTTGGCCGGCGCGCCGCGTGCGGTGCTGATGGACGAGCCGTTCGGCGCGCTGGACACCCAGACCCGCACGGCGATGCAGCGGTTGCTGATCGAGACCTGGAGCGCGCACCCGACCACGATCGTCTTCGTCACCCACGATGTCGACGAGGCGCTGCTGCTGGGTGACCGGATAGTCGTGCTCGGCAGGGCCGGTCAACCGCTGCGCGCCCTAGTCGAGGTGCCGGACCCGCGCGCCGATCGGCAGCGCGGCACTCTTCGTGCCGAAGTCATTGCGGCACTGGACCATTCGGCGGTGGCGGCGTGA
- a CDS encoding ABC transporter permease: MTAYLTGDPAATVSAQALDAAPVAGAPWRAGSPWQWRLLRLASVLAAIGLWQLLTADKVRLLLRFDTLPTVTDIMHALGRRLGTYEYWLDLAQSLIRILTGFGLAAVIGVVTGVLLGRSRLFANTFGPLAELARPVPAIAMVPVAILLFPTDEAGIVFITFLAGYFPIMVSTRHAVRALPTLWEDSVRTLGGNRWDVLTQVVLPGILPGVFGGLSVGMGVAWICVISAEMISGRLGIGYRTWQDYTVLAYPQVFVGIITIGVLGFSTAAAVEVLGRRVTSWLPRAQEEQR; this comes from the coding sequence ATGACCGCTTATCTCACCGGCGACCCGGCAGCCACGGTGTCGGCGCAGGCCCTCGACGCGGCCCCGGTGGCCGGCGCACCGTGGCGGGCCGGCTCGCCGTGGCAGTGGCGGCTACTGCGGCTGGCATCGGTCCTCGCGGCGATCGGGTTGTGGCAGCTGCTCACCGCCGACAAGGTGCGGTTGCTGCTGCGCTTCGACACGCTGCCCACCGTCACCGACATCATGCACGCGCTGGGCCGCCGGCTGGGAACCTACGAGTACTGGCTCGACCTGGCGCAGTCGTTGATCCGGATCCTCACCGGGTTCGGGCTGGCCGCCGTCATCGGCGTCGTGACGGGCGTGCTGCTGGGTCGATCCCGCTTGTTCGCCAACACTTTTGGTCCGCTGGCCGAGCTGGCCCGGCCCGTCCCGGCGATCGCGATGGTTCCGGTGGCGATCCTGTTGTTCCCGACCGACGAGGCCGGCATCGTGTTCATCACCTTCCTGGCCGGCTACTTCCCGATCATGGTCAGCACCCGGCACGCGGTGCGGGCGCTGCCCACCCTGTGGGAAGACTCGGTGCGCACGCTCGGTGGCAATCGGTGGGACGTCCTCACACAGGTGGTGCTGCCGGGCATCCTGCCCGGGGTGTTCGGCGGCCTGTCGGTCGGCATGGGGGTGGCGTGGATCTGCGTGATCTCCGCGGAGATGATCTCCGGCCGGCTCGGCATCGGCTACCGCACCTGGCAGGACTACACCGTGCTGGCGTATCCGCAGGTGTTCGTCGGCATCATCACCATCGGCGTGCTGGGATTCTCGACCGCCGCGGCCGTCGAAGTGCTGGGCCGTCGGGTGACCAGCTGGCTGCCGCGCGCGCAGGAGGAGCAACGATGA
- a CDS encoding GMC family oxidoreductase produces MVIEPAVPRMLVVYQLDEPLSDDAAAGLLPYVLCRSDDTVAPDIQLILNPGPWAPRCSASTEIGYSVMFALMSPTSRGSVRAVSADPAAAPLVDPNFLAEERDVERMVKGLRLARRIGAGEALSRWRRAELMPGTTVNDEVALGEFVRRSATTYFHPVGSCRMGNDSLAVVDSALCVRGIEGLRVADASVMPAIVSANTNATVLAIAERAAEIVTQPS; encoded by the coding sequence ATGGTCATCGAACCGGCCGTGCCACGGATGCTCGTCGTCTATCAGCTCGACGAACCATTGTCCGATGACGCAGCCGCCGGTCTACTGCCCTATGTGCTGTGTCGCAGCGACGACACGGTTGCCCCCGACATCCAGCTCATCCTCAACCCGGGCCCGTGGGCGCCGCGCTGCTCGGCGTCAACGGAGATCGGTTACTCCGTCATGTTCGCCCTGATGTCCCCGACAAGCCGAGGCAGTGTCCGCGCGGTATCGGCGGATCCCGCCGCGGCACCGCTGGTAGACCCGAACTTTCTGGCCGAAGAACGCGACGTCGAACGCATGGTGAAAGGCCTGCGCCTAGCCCGTCGCATCGGGGCGGGTGAAGCGCTCAGTCGATGGCGACGAGCCGAGCTGATGCCGGGCACGACAGTCAATGATGAAGTGGCCCTTGGCGAGTTCGTCCGCCGCAGCGCAACGACCTACTTTCATCCTGTTGGCAGTTGCCGAATGGGCAACGACAGCCTCGCTGTCGTCGACAGCGCGCTGTGCGTGCGTGGCATCGAAGGCCTTCGTGTCGCGGACGCCTCCGTCATGCCGGCGATCGTGTCTGCGAATACAAACGCGACCGTGCTCGCTATCGCCGAGCGTGCGGCCGAGATCGTGACGCAGCCGAGCTGA
- a CDS encoding LysR family transcriptional regulator, translating into MAPADLDMRKLRYFVAVAEELNFGRAAARLHIAQPVLSRQIRALEHELGVTLLHRDSRGTTLTAAGSRLLEDGRFLLTEAQALRHRLSRADGPDVVVTVGVLPGLFATAAARAFEAAGPGRRVVIVPVTWAEQAEVVRRGDVQLVYARSPFDLAELATTPLLEEPRDVVLPADDPLAKRPSVSLADLASRRLLQNPASVPEWYALASPQRRREAVQSSVTGVEQKLELVAARAGFAVLPRSTAMAYRRPDLRVVPADDLAPSQVVLAWDGAIADAARDEFIAAAVACAGQTIDPASPA; encoded by the coding sequence ATGGCCCCCGCGGATTTGGACATGCGCAAGCTGCGCTATTTCGTCGCCGTTGCGGAGGAACTCAACTTCGGCCGCGCTGCGGCCCGCCTGCATATCGCCCAGCCGGTGCTGTCGCGCCAGATTCGTGCGCTCGAGCACGAACTCGGCGTCACGTTGCTGCACCGGGACAGCCGCGGCACCACCTTGACTGCCGCCGGGTCGCGGCTGCTCGAAGACGGCCGATTCCTGCTCACCGAGGCGCAGGCGCTGCGGCACCGGCTCTCCCGAGCCGACGGCCCCGACGTGGTGGTCACCGTCGGGGTGCTGCCGGGCTTGTTCGCGACGGCCGCCGCGCGGGCATTCGAAGCAGCCGGCCCGGGGCGGCGTGTCGTGATTGTGCCGGTGACCTGGGCCGAACAGGCCGAGGTGGTCCGCCGCGGCGACGTGCAGCTGGTCTACGCTCGCTCGCCGTTCGATCTCGCCGAGTTGGCGACCACGCCGCTGCTGGAGGAACCCCGAGATGTGGTGCTACCCGCCGATGACCCGCTGGCCAAACGGCCGTCGGTGTCCTTGGCGGACCTGGCCTCGCGGCGGCTGCTGCAGAACCCGGCATCCGTGCCTGAGTGGTATGCGCTGGCCAGCCCGCAACGGCGTCGCGAGGCGGTGCAGTCCTCGGTTACCGGCGTGGAGCAGAAGCTCGAGCTGGTCGCCGCGCGCGCCGGCTTCGCGGTGCTGCCCCGGTCGACGGCCATGGCCTATCGGCGCCCGGACCTGCGGGTGGTGCCGGCCGACGATCTCGCTCCCAGTCAGGTGGTGCTGGCGTGGGACGGCGCGATTGCCGACGCGGCCCGCGACGAGTTCATCGCCGCGGCCGTGGCGTGTGCCGGGCAGACCATCGACCCGGCCTCGCCCGCATAA
- a CDS encoding amidase, with product MRLVFVQPYELTLAAAARQIRARALSPVELTESVLARIDEVDQRINAFSNVTAELATETAARAEQEIAVGRYRGPLHGIPIGVKEIYDMAGMPSTSSSRVRADYRPDADSVVVAKLREAGAVVVGRTHSHEFAYGVVTPQTRNPWRADRIAGGSSGGSAAAVAVGACFLGLGSDTAGSIRIPAALCGTVGLKPSYGRVSRTGVTPFAESLDHAGPLTRTVEDAALAMNVMAGYDPRDPGSRDIPVPDFTAGLRRDVAGTTAGVPVNFFTEHLDPQVSGAVEAACARLADLGVRLREVRLPLTEEVMDTEFGILQPEATSFHRDMLREHGDLYTDEVRAALQAGMSVLATDYLAAQRKRALFRQQWNALFDEIDILLTPTVPVAAMDAVQPEVTWPDGLTEGPVQAYIRFSAPANLAGLPALSVPCGFTHDGLPIGLQLIGRVWDEDTVLRVGHAYQTAAGWATGTSAA from the coding sequence ATGAGGCTAGTTTTCGTGCAGCCCTATGAATTGACCCTGGCCGCGGCCGCTCGGCAGATCCGGGCCAGGGCGTTGTCGCCGGTGGAGCTGACCGAGTCGGTGCTGGCTCGCATCGACGAGGTGGACCAGCGGATCAACGCGTTCAGCAACGTCACCGCGGAGCTGGCCACCGAGACCGCGGCCCGGGCCGAACAGGAGATCGCGGTAGGCCGGTATCGCGGACCGCTACACGGAATCCCGATCGGGGTCAAGGAAATCTACGACATGGCCGGGATGCCGAGCACCTCGAGCTCCCGCGTGCGCGCGGATTACCGGCCCGACGCGGACAGCGTTGTCGTCGCAAAGCTGCGCGAGGCCGGCGCGGTGGTAGTGGGGCGTACGCACTCCCACGAGTTCGCCTACGGAGTCGTCACCCCCCAGACCCGCAACCCATGGCGCGCCGACCGCATCGCGGGCGGATCCAGCGGGGGTTCGGCGGCGGCCGTCGCCGTCGGGGCGTGCTTCCTCGGGTTGGGCAGCGACACCGCCGGTTCCATCCGCATCCCCGCCGCGCTGTGCGGCACCGTGGGGCTCAAACCCAGCTACGGCAGGGTGTCCCGCACGGGCGTGACACCGTTCGCGGAGTCATTGGATCACGCCGGCCCGCTGACCCGCACCGTCGAGGACGCGGCACTGGCGATGAACGTGATGGCCGGGTATGACCCGCGCGACCCCGGTTCGCGAGACATTCCCGTACCGGACTTCACGGCCGGGCTGCGCCGCGATGTGGCCGGGACGACGGCCGGGGTCCCGGTGAACTTCTTCACCGAGCACCTCGATCCACAGGTCAGCGGCGCCGTCGAGGCGGCGTGCGCCCGACTGGCCGATCTGGGGGTGCGGCTGCGAGAAGTCCGGCTGCCGCTGACCGAGGAGGTGATGGATACCGAGTTCGGCATCCTGCAGCCCGAGGCGACCAGTTTTCACCGGGACATGCTGCGCGAGCACGGCGATCTCTACACCGACGAGGTGCGTGCGGCACTGCAGGCCGGCATGTCGGTCCTGGCGACGGATTACCTTGCCGCACAGCGCAAGCGGGCCCTCTTCCGACAGCAGTGGAACGCGCTTTTCGATGAGATCGACATTCTGCTCACCCCGACGGTGCCGGTCGCCGCGATGGATGCCGTCCAGCCCGAGGTGACTTGGCCGGACGGGCTCACCGAGGGGCCGGTGCAGGCGTACATCCGGTTCTCTGCCCCCGCGAATCTCGCCGGTCTGCCCGCGCTTTCGGTGCCGTGCGGATTCACCCACGACGGCCTGCCGATTGGTTTACAGCTCATCGGCCGCGTCTGGGACGAGGACACCGTGCTACGCGTGGGTCACGCCTACCAGACGGCGGCTGGCTGGGCGACCGGCACGTCCGCAGCGTGA
- a CDS encoding nuclear transport factor 2 family protein encodes MRTLHETLMGAAIATVLVCLGPGGASSAAPDEPTTQQQRAIVGAFASAIVHDDHAGIAEHATDDIAWTIPGSSVVSGRATGIGDITRLADTFAQYELHISPQGFAFGRDTVAVTLHDTGEHNGKRLDQDVVNVLTIRGDKISEVTAHLTDIDSFDAYFS; translated from the coding sequence TTGCGGACGCTACACGAGACCTTGATGGGTGCGGCGATCGCTACGGTGCTGGTGTGCCTTGGGCCCGGCGGCGCCTCGTCCGCGGCTCCGGACGAGCCGACCACCCAGCAGCAGCGGGCGATCGTTGGTGCGTTCGCCAGCGCCATCGTGCACGACGACCACGCAGGCATCGCCGAACACGCCACTGACGACATCGCCTGGACCATTCCGGGTTCCAGCGTGGTGTCCGGCCGGGCGACCGGGATCGGCGACATTACCCGGCTCGCGGACACTTTCGCCCAGTACGAACTGCATATCTCTCCGCAGGGATTCGCCTTTGGCCGCGACACCGTCGCCGTCACGCTGCACGACACCGGCGAGCACAACGGCAAGCGGCTCGACCAGGACGTGGTCAATGTGCTGACCATCCGCGGCGACAAGATCTCCGAGGTCACAGCGCATCTCACGGACATCGACTCGTTCGATGCGTACTTTTCCTAA
- a CDS encoding TetR/AcrR family transcriptional regulator, which produces MRYPPDHKARARAALLRAGTQSMKVSGFHGIGVDGLAAAADVTSGAFYSNFANKEAMLQAIIDASLGEPFLSDAQQGSKSERREKLNSFVAEYLSVYHIDHPADGCVMPTLSADVARSGTATRQTYERKIAELAQRVAELLDGADRERRAWSIVALLVGAVSIARAMPDTGPRASVLDDTRETIDRLISPGKSAGKQRN; this is translated from the coding sequence ATGAGGTATCCGCCGGACCATAAAGCCAGAGCACGCGCCGCGCTGTTGCGCGCGGGCACGCAGTCGATGAAGGTTTCCGGTTTCCACGGGATCGGGGTCGACGGCCTGGCGGCCGCGGCCGATGTCACCTCCGGGGCGTTCTACTCGAATTTCGCCAACAAAGAGGCGATGCTGCAGGCGATCATCGACGCCTCGCTCGGTGAGCCGTTCCTGTCCGACGCGCAGCAGGGCAGCAAGTCCGAGCGCCGAGAAAAGCTGAACAGCTTTGTCGCGGAATACCTCAGCGTCTACCACATCGATCACCCCGCCGACGGATGCGTGATGCCGACGTTGAGCGCCGACGTGGCGCGGTCGGGAACGGCCACCCGGCAGACCTACGAACGTAAGATCGCCGAGCTGGCGCAGCGGGTGGCTGAGCTGCTCGACGGCGCCGATCGGGAACGCCGGGCGTGGAGCATCGTCGCTCTACTGGTGGGGGCGGTGTCGATCGCGCGCGCCATGCCCGACACGGGTCCGCGTGCCAGCGTGCTCGATGACACGCGGGAGACCATCGACCGGCTCATTTCTCCGGGCAAGTCTGCTGGCAAGCAACGGAATTGA
- a CDS encoding fumarate reductase/succinate dehydrogenase flavoprotein subunit, protein MQIPDPATPERLDCDVLVIGGGTAGTMAALSAAEAGAQVLLLEKAHVRHSGALAMGMDGVNNAVIPGKAEPEDYVAEITRANDGIVNQRTIYQTATRGFAMVQRLERYGVKFEKDEHGEYAVRRVHRSGSYVLPMPEGKDVKKALYRVLRQRSMREKIRIENRLMPVRVLTDPDDAGRAVGAAALNTRTGEFVAVGAKTVILATGACGRLGLPASGYLYGTYENPTNAGDGYAMAYHAGAELSGIECFQINPLIKDYNGPACAYVANPFGGYQVNAAGERFVDSDYWSGQMISEVKREIDSARGPIYLKVSHLPDETLTALENILHTTERPTRGTFHANRGHDYRTHDIEMHISEIGLCSGHSASGVWVDEHARTTVPGLYAAGDLACVPHNYMIGAFVFGDLAGTHAASLRTEVAAPQQLPQDQLREAHELIYRPLRHPDGPPQPQVEYKLRRFVNDYVAPPKTAAKLSIAVRTFDRMQAEIAELGARTPHELMRAVEVSFIRDCAEMAARSSLTRTESRWGLYHERADLPVRDDSDWGYHLNLRKAPDGDMVFLKRPVAPYLVSVPELDGLPPADQAVHPVQQPPLVGGKAPATAATRITAAATASEPPSPRIAEVLALEEPTIADLRPYLADTDPGVRRTAVATLTEHIPDGYAPALFAALDDADAGVRRTSAAGIRELVEVLPEPAGAEPYLASPDTVVRAAAVYLLAARRVGAAGHYRRALDDPDHRVRSEAVRALVSVDDVVGVERAARDESREVRIAAAAGLATLRAGGAAVRALIGDPDPLVRAAALTALAELGCSQDDLVAVERSLRAPAWQIREGAARALAAAATESAVPLLAEALSDAHLDVRKAAVLSLTRWAGNAAARDALGRALKDSDADVRAYARRALDSAAAGG, encoded by the coding sequence ATGCAGATTCCCGACCCGGCAACGCCGGAGCGGCTGGACTGCGACGTGCTGGTCATCGGCGGCGGCACCGCCGGGACCATGGCGGCGCTGTCGGCGGCCGAGGCGGGCGCGCAGGTCCTGCTGCTGGAGAAGGCGCACGTGCGCCACTCCGGCGCGCTGGCGATGGGCATGGACGGCGTCAACAACGCCGTCATCCCGGGCAAGGCCGAGCCCGAGGATTACGTCGCGGAGATCACCCGCGCCAACGACGGAATCGTCAACCAGCGCACCATCTACCAGACGGCCACCCGCGGCTTCGCGATGGTGCAACGGCTGGAACGCTACGGCGTCAAGTTCGAAAAGGACGAGCACGGCGAGTACGCGGTCCGCCGGGTGCATCGCTCCGGCTCCTACGTGTTGCCGATGCCGGAGGGCAAGGACGTCAAGAAGGCGCTCTATCGGGTGCTGCGGCAACGGTCGATGCGGGAGAAGATCCGCATCGAGAACCGCCTGATGCCGGTGCGGGTGCTGACAGACCCCGACGATGCCGGCCGGGCGGTGGGTGCCGCCGCGTTGAACACGCGGACCGGCGAATTCGTCGCCGTCGGCGCCAAGACGGTGATTCTGGCGACCGGCGCGTGTGGCCGGCTCGGGTTGCCGGCGTCGGGCTACCTGTACGGCACCTACGAGAACCCGACCAACGCCGGCGACGGGTACGCGATGGCCTACCACGCCGGTGCCGAGCTGTCCGGCATCGAATGCTTCCAGATCAATCCGCTGATTAAGGACTACAACGGGCCGGCGTGCGCCTATGTGGCCAACCCGTTCGGCGGTTACCAGGTCAACGCGGCCGGTGAGCGCTTCGTCGATTCCGACTACTGGTCCGGGCAGATGATTTCGGAGGTGAAACGGGAGATCGATTCCGCGCGCGGTCCGATCTATCTGAAGGTCTCGCACTTGCCCGATGAGACGCTCACCGCGCTGGAGAACATTCTGCACACCACCGAACGTCCCACCCGCGGCACCTTTCACGCCAACCGGGGACACGACTACCGCACCCACGACATCGAGATGCACATCTCCGAGATCGGTTTGTGCAGCGGCCATTCGGCATCCGGGGTCTGGGTCGACGAGCACGCCCGAACCACGGTCCCGGGGCTGTATGCGGCCGGAGACCTGGCCTGCGTCCCGCACAACTACATGATCGGCGCGTTCGTATTCGGCGACCTCGCCGGCACCCACGCCGCCTCATTGCGCACCGAAGTGGCCGCGCCGCAACAGCTCCCGCAGGATCAGCTGCGCGAGGCGCACGAGCTGATCTATCGCCCGCTGCGGCATCCGGACGGCCCGCCGCAGCCGCAGGTCGAATACAAGCTCCGCCGCTTCGTCAACGACTATGTGGCGCCGCCCAAGACGGCCGCCAAACTGTCCATCGCGGTGCGCACGTTCGACCGGATGCAAGCCGAAATCGCCGAGCTGGGGGCGCGTACCCCGCACGAGTTGATGCGGGCCGTCGAGGTGTCATTCATCCGCGACTGCGCGGAGATGGCCGCGCGGTCCTCGCTCACCCGCACCGAATCGCGCTGGGGCCTCTACCACGAGCGCGCCGACCTGCCGGTCCGCGATGACAGCGACTGGGGTTATCACCTCAACCTGCGCAAGGCACCCGACGGCGACATGGTGTTCCTCAAGCGTCCCGTCGCGCCCTACCTGGTGTCGGTGCCGGAGCTGGACGGCCTGCCGCCGGCGGACCAGGCGGTGCACCCGGTGCAGCAGCCGCCGCTGGTGGGCGGCAAAGCGCCGGCCACCGCCGCGACGCGGATCACTGCCGCCGCCACCGCGTCCGAGCCGCCGTCACCGCGGATCGCCGAGGTGCTCGCCCTCGAGGAGCCCACGATCGCCGATCTGCGGCCGTACCTGGCCGACACCGATCCCGGGGTGCGCCGCACCGCCGTGGCCACCCTGACCGAACACATCCCGGACGGCTACGCGCCGGCCCTGTTCGCCGCGCTCGACGACGCCGACGCGGGGGTGCGGCGCACCAGCGCCGCGGGCATCCGCGAGTTGGTCGAGGTGTTGCCCGAACCGGCCGGCGCGGAACCGTATCTGGCGTCGCCCGATACGGTCGTCCGCGCGGCCGCGGTGTATCTGCTGGCCGCCCGCCGCGTCGGTGCGGCCGGCCACTACCGTCGCGCGCTGGACGACCCGGACCACCGGGTGCGTAGCGAGGCGGTGCGCGCCTTGGTGTCGGTCGACGACGTGGTGGGCGTCGAGCGGGCCGCCCGCGACGAGAGCAGGGAGGTGCGGATCGCGGCTGCCGCCGGCCTGGCCACGCTGCGCGCCGGTGGCGCGGCCGTTCGCGCACTGATCGGCGACCCAGACCCGCTGGTGCGGGCCGCGGCGTTGACGGCTCTGGCCGAATTAGGTTGCAGCCAAGACGATTTGGTTGCCGTCGAACGTTCGCTGCGAGCACCGGCGTGGCAGATACGCGAGGGCGCCGCACGCGCGCTGGCCGCGGCCGCGACCGAAAGCGCGGTGCCCCTGCTGGCCGAGGCGTTGTCCGACGCCCACCTCGACGTGCGGAAGGCGGCGGTACTGAGCCTGACCCGCTGGGCCGGTAATGCCGCCGCCCGTGACGCGCTGGGCCGGGCGCTCAAGGACAGCGACGCCGATGTGCGCGCCTATGCGCGGCGGGCGCTGGACTCGGCCGCTGCCGGTGGCTAG
- a CDS encoding SDR family oxidoreductase: MSVHFQRVLIIGGTSGIGLAVAAAVAERGATPIVASRRASSVERALGSLPSVAVGATVDLADPNSIETLAEQVGDVDHLVYTAGEPLQMVPLAELSPELITGFYQTRFVGACSAARVFGPRLPVGGSITLTSGSASEQPEFGVLPVSLCGAMNALTTALAVELAPVRVNAVAPGMVRSPLWDTMAEADRDMMFSEAAQRIPLGRIGTVEEVARAYLYCIEQPYATGAVIKVDGGSVLR, encoded by the coding sequence ATGAGTGTGCACTTCCAGCGCGTCCTGATCATTGGCGGAACCTCGGGCATCGGCCTGGCGGTGGCCGCCGCCGTTGCCGAACGCGGCGCGACACCCATCGTCGCTTCGCGCCGCGCGTCCAGCGTCGAGCGGGCCCTGGGCTCGCTACCTTCCGTCGCGGTCGGTGCCACGGTCGACCTCGCCGACCCGAACTCCATCGAAACGCTGGCCGAGCAGGTGGGCGACGTCGACCATTTGGTCTACACCGCGGGCGAACCGCTGCAGATGGTTCCGCTGGCCGAGCTGTCACCGGAGCTGATCACCGGCTTCTACCAAACTCGCTTCGTCGGCGCCTGCAGCGCCGCCCGGGTGTTCGGGCCGCGCCTGCCGGTGGGCGGCTCGATCACCCTGACCAGTGGATCGGCCAGCGAGCAGCCCGAATTCGGTGTGCTGCCGGTGAGCCTGTGCGGCGCGATGAACGCGCTGACCACCGCGCTGGCGGTCGAGCTGGCCCCGGTGCGGGTGAACGCCGTCGCGCCCGGCATGGTGCGCTCCCCGTTGTGGGACACCATGGCCGAGGCCGACCGGGACATGATGTTCTCCGAAGCGGCACAACGTATCCCACTCGGACGGATCGGCACGGTCGAGGAGGTGGCGCGGGCCTACCTCTACTGCATCGAACAGCCTTATGCCACCGGCGCGGTGATCAAGGTCGACGGCGGCAGCGTGCTCCGCTAG